A region from the Papaver somniferum cultivar HN1 unplaced genomic scaffold, ASM357369v1 unplaced-scaffold_125, whole genome shotgun sequence genome encodes:
- the LOC113331498 gene encoding transcription factor MYB1R1-like, translated as MSRNYSETSGCVLNGGGGDGGDGFMLFGVRVLAEGSFRKSVSLNNLSQYEQLPHEFAAADQEQNAVDHHVHATGYVSDDVAARTRERKRGVPWTEEEHKLFLLGLQKVGKGDWRGISRNFVKTRTPTQVASHAQKYFLRRNNFNRRRRRSSLFDITTDSFMGEEETSTVIHHQQMNESVTLATGNLHVQEASSSSKIIRPKPVLPIPPPASRMTNLNLNVKSTVNPSSVSLILSSSPPTSSSFSTTSDLSRQSSSRQNSAFKSMSSSSCFSSGDTNSGNIITVA; from the exons ATGTCAAGAAATTATTCAGAGACTAGTGGTTGTGTacttaatggtggtggtggtgacggcgGCGATGGATTTATGTTATTTGGAGTTAGAGTACTTGCAGAAGGATCTTTTAGAAAGAGTGTTAGTCTGAATAATCTATCACAATACGAACAACTACCACATGAATTTGCAGCAGCTGATCAAGAACAAAATGCAGTTGATCATCATGTACATGCTACCGGTTATGTTTCTGATGATGTTGCTGCCCGAACCCGCGAACGTAAAAGAG GGGTTCCATGGACAGAAGAAGAACACAAACTGTTCTTATTAGGTCTACAGAAAGTAGGAAAAGGTGATTGGAGAGGAATTTCAAGGAATTTCGTGAAAACTAGAACTCCTACACAAGTTGCTAGTCATGCTCAAAAGTATTTTCTTCGACGAAATAATTTTAACCGGCGCCGGCGAAGATCTAGTCTCTTCGACATCACCACCGATTCGTTTATGGGAGAAGAAGAAACTAGTACGGTAATTCATCATCAACAAATGAATGAATCGGTAACTCTAGCAACAGGAAATCTGCATGTACAAgaagcttcttcttcttcgaaaatTATCCGGCCAAAACCGGTACTTCCAATTCCACCACCAGCATCAAGGATGACTAATTTGAACTTAAATGTAAAATCCACAGTAAACCCATCTTCTGTTTCTCTTATATTATCAAGTAGCCCTCCTACTTCATCATCATTCTCAACAACATCTGATTTATCAAGGCAGTCTTCTTCAAGACAAAACTCTGCTTTCAAGAGTATGTCGTCCTCAAGCTGCTTCAGTTCCGGTGATACCAACAGTGGAAATATTATAACTGTTGCTTAG